In the Symphalangus syndactylus isolate Jambi chromosome 17, NHGRI_mSymSyn1-v2.1_pri, whole genome shotgun sequence genome, ctgtggtcccagctacttgggaggctgaggcaggagaatggcgtgaacccaggaggtggaggttgtggtgagccgagatcgcgccaccgcactccagcctgggggacagagaaagactccgtctcaaaaaaaaaaaaaaaaaaaaaaaatatccaagaAAACTGACCCTGGATGAGGTGAACTACAAACAGAGAAGTTACGATACAGGACATAGAAAATATCAAGAGCTATCACACCAAAAAGCCCCACACCCAGAGAATTTTACAAGTGAATTCTCTATCCCTTTAAGGAACCCAATTTCACTAAACTGTTCCAGAACACAGGGAGGAGGAACCCTTCCAAATACATATCAAAGTCAgcagattatttatttaaaaacccaaaagactgcccaccaaaaaagaaaatatagatccGTCTTTGTTACTTGCAAACATTAGGGCAAAGTTCTAAATGAGATACTATCAACAAAATCTAGCACCAAGTAGGGTCCATGCCAGGAGTGAAAGAATGGTTTGATATTAGGAAATGtatgaatataattatatataatatatatggttaataaatatataatatatatgtgtgtgcatatatatataaatggttaacaaataaaaagcatatgTCCTCACAACGCTCCAAAGGACTTTGACAACAATTCAACactcatattttttaaaggtgaTATTATCATTTAAGCGGTAGTGGTAATAAAACCATACTCAAAAGGTTTGCCACAAAAAGTTCTACTTAGAAAACAATCATAGAAGCATTCAGATAAATCAGTCTAGGAACATGCCCCAAGAGATATGggaaatgataataattattatctaaagaaatgaaagaaaggaagaagagaatgtCATAGAAGTAAATCTATAACATCACAAaactaaaattctagaaaatattaaCATGGCAGGATGTGGGGGAAGATGACCAAAGGCACATAGCAACATGAAGTACTTTTTAGAGAAGAAATATAGATATGAGGCATCCTATTCCTTCCCACCAATATTTCAGCaattttttccactttatttcTTTGCTAGGGTTGAAGGGAGAGGTCTAGGCTGGAAGATACACATTTAGGACCAATTAACACATAGATCAGATATAGACAGGATTTAAAGTTATGAAATTGAATGAAATGGCCAAAGAActataaatagagaaaaatgtcTCCTCCAATACTTAGAGGTTGgggaaagttagaaaaaaaaaaaaaaaaaacagcaaagaagCAGCAGCCAGTGAGGTAGGAAGAAAGCCAGAAAAACGTGGTGTTCttgaagccaaaagaaaaaatctatttcCAAGAAGATGAGGTGATCAACTGTGTCAAATGCTCCTGATAGGTAAAGTAAGAGATCTAAGGACTGACTATTAGAAGTAGCAATATTGCTATCTTGACAAGGGCAATTTCAGTGGGATGGTTTGGGTGAAAGCCTGATTTAGAATGAGTGTGATAGGAATCGGCCAAAACGAATACAACCAATCCTTTAAATAGGCTTGGTTGTAAAGTGAAGTCAGTCCCCTCAAAGGCATTCTGTTCAATGTCCACCCTAGAGATAATGGCCTTCAAGGACAATAGACAGTAGATCCTCCCAGAAAACAGACCTGAGGGCTGCCAAATTGGCCAACAAAGGGTACTAATTCAACGCTAGGCAGGGCACCCTTGCTATTTCTGCCCAGCAGAATATTTACTGTGAATCACTGGTTACTGGAGAAATTTCCCATCACTCCTTTTTTGATGGAACTTTTCGTTATGTTATAGTCTTCCTTCTCCACTATTGTATACTGGATGTTTTGATGATGTATAACATCTTTTAAACATAGGTCATAGGACATCAAGGAATTACAACTAGGCTTGAGATCTGGATCTGCAATTAGGTACAGCAAACAGATGAGAAGCTTTCAAGTATCTTCTTTTAGAGATGGAGGCAATGTGTTTCATCTAgcacaaaaaattttaagtatgtaTATGTGATGAACAGTGTTTATAAACGATGGACAGCCAAAAGTGGAACTGTAGCAGACACCTAAAATAAGATGCTGAATAAAGCCAGGCGCATGTgtcacacttctaatcccagtgctttgggaggccaaggtgggaggatcgctggaggccaggagttcaagaccagtctgggaaacatagagaaacctgtctctatcccccccagaatttttttaatttgtcaggcatggtggtatgtacctttagtcccagctacttgaaaggctagGGTGGGGGGATGATTTGGAAAGATGCCAAATAAAATCTCTATTGTAACTATAGCTACAAGTTGAAAACAGTAAAGTGCTGAGTACTCTACAACCTAAAGAGAGCCAACACGAAGGTACCAGACACATCCCTCAGGATTGATTCAGAAGTCACAGAATTTGTCCTGTCACCATCACCCTACTCCCCAGTATGTGTTCAGAACAGGAGTGAGAAGGAAAACACTGGAGATTTATCAGGGTCATGAGTTGTCATCccttccctccaccctcaagccAAGCAGCAAGGGCTTGGTGCCTGCCAAAAGGGAGAATGAAATCTCATTCCAAATTCAACACCTGCTTGCACAGCGGACTTGCTGATCTGCCCTCTGTGCCTGCTCaaacagaggaaaaaatagaAGACTAGAGGGAAGCGAGGAGTGCGATGAGCAGCCTTTTATACTGATTGGTATGGAAAGAGGGCAACAGTTTCCTGTGGATTAAACAGATCTTGTGGCTTGAGCCATCTTGTAGGCATCCCACTCAAAAGGGGAAGTCGCTTGACAAGCGGACCCCCCGATGTGAGAAGATATAGGGTGGACTGCTGAATGGCTTCTTAGGGTGGTTGAAAGAGAAAACTGTACAGTAGGGAGCCCGCAGGTGCCCAAAGATTCACATATGCACCCCTTCCTTGAGACAGCCATCATTTGGAATCTTGCCACAAACAGGACATGATCAGCCAATCTTGGCCCCAGAAGCAGCACTAGCCAAGAGAAGAGAGAGTCTGAGAGCAATCAGATAAGggatgtttatttcttttcattgattCTCTCCTTGCTTAAACATGGGGGGAggagcagagaaggaagaaaaaggaggtgGAGAAAGTGAGTGTTGAATTGGATGTGAAATTGAAATGTTAAATTGGACTTACCTATAGAATATACCAGAGATATTATTAAAGGATTAGAAATGGAGGTTCCCTGGAGCATTTTTAAGGCAGTCATTAAAGGAAAATAGAACAATTACATATTTGAACCCCAGGTTCAGACTGTTGAATATGCCCATTAAATGCTGTTGGTTGCCGTTTTAACAGCTGCACCTCCCTTTCTCCTTGTGGACAGATTGATTTTATTCCCTATGCCCCTTTCTCATGGCCATGTGTTTCTGGGGAGGTAGGCCCCATCAGGAGATGAATCACAGTCAGCCAGAGCCAATCAAAGTTGTCCCATTGCCTTTGCCAAAGACTGGTTGACATGTCACACAAAGACAGGTGATGCCATTCTGGCTAGCAAGACATGAGAGAGAGTATGCTATCAAGACTCCCAAGAAAGGATTCTCTTGATCATAAAAggtaacacaggaagagaaggtCGTCTTTCTGCCTCTGGACATTGTGAGGATGTGATACCTGGTCTGGCAGCAGCCAGCTTGCTACCCGAAGAGAGGTAGCCAGAAGACCAGCCTCTTGGACAGAGAAGAATAggatagagaaatgaaaagaatctAAGTCCTTCGTGAATTCATTAAGCTGCTGAATTTACCAAGCCTACCTCTAGTGTTCTTGCATCATGAGAtatgcctttttcattttttgagccAACAGAATTGGACTGCCCATTATTCCCTGGTAAGAGCATCCTACCTCAGACTATGTAGGAAATTGGGTGCTCTGGGTTGCATCTGAAGTCTATGTTATGAAGCCTGTACATCCCTAAACAAGGGCCCCAGTGTCAAACCCTCCTCCCCACACCTGGGAGGGAATTAGCGGGAATACAAGTCTCCCTAACACATAGATGTGACCATGATAGGTCACAACCACAACGTGTTTTGCTTTTCCCTTACTTAGAGTCCTCTCTGTGGATTCACAAGTCACACGATTCCTTCCAGATTCAGAATTCCAAAATTTTTGATCTTCATTCTTCCCCAAGAACAACCTCCATCCTTTGACTGTGTACTCTACCATTTGCATTTCCTCTCCTGATGTGCAAGAGGGAAGGACAGGTGCCTTGGCCTTCAGGGTGTCTACCCTCCAACCATCCTGATTTGCTGTGGCCCCTTCTCACAGCTTGCAGTCCTCACACTGGAATATAACCCCACTGACTGGAGCTATTGACACGAAGCATCCAATTTGGGAATTGCTTATGTAGTTTGATGGGTGGCTTCTAAGGGCttgaagaggaaaggaagaagcctCCCCATGGATGGGTGAGTGATCACGAGGCATGCCAGGAACTGCAGCTTTCCGTGTAGCTGGCCCATCCAGCTCCACATCCACAGCCACTCACCCACTCCCAACCCGGCTCATGGGGCTTTATGTGGGACACTGAGCAGCTAGCCCACGTGGGTAACATTCCCAAGGCCCCATCTTCCAGATGGAGAGAGAGTGTGTTTTCACAGACTGCCCAGGCTGAGCCAAGTCTGGCTCAGAGCTTCTTGTGGATAAACTGGATATAGCTGGAATGGACATGACAGCAATGGACCCTGAAGAAGGCAATAGAGACTCACTCAGAAAGAACTGCTAGATCCAGACTGGGAACAAGACAGAAGCTGCTCGCCTTCCCACCTACACCAGGGTCCCACAGCAGTGGAAGCTCTCTGCAGTTATCCCCCCTGTGCTGGCTCTCTCCTGACTCCTTTCTCTAATGACTCTCCCATCTCTAATGTGGACCTGCTCCCTCTGGCTGTGTTACCTACTGAGCTCCCCTGTCGAAGGCTTTTTTTCCTCCCTATTCTAGTAACAGGGGATGAGGTGAAGTTTGGGAAGTGTTTGGAGGCAGAAACATTGATTTCCTAGAATAGTCAATGGATATGTGGGAAACAGCACAGAATGTGTGAAATGGAGTTCCTCCGGGAAGCCAAGGATTTATGGCTGCTGTACTGTGACATTGACTCTAGTGATGCTTGGTGTGGGTGGGACATTATGGGAAGAGCACGAGAATCACAGCCAAGCAGttccaggttcaaatcccagccatACCAGTCGCCGTTATGTCACTTTGGTaaatttacttaacctctctgagcctcagttttcccaatcTGTCAGAGACTATCAATACTACCCTGTAGattattataagaattaaataatcCTGTACCTGGCTCAAGGTCAGACATCACAGAATGTTGGTCTCCTTTTCCCCCTTCTCTTCTCCCGCCCCACTGCCCCAGGGCAGCAACCCCCATGGTGATGTCCccccttatctctctctctctctctctctatctctctctcacacacacactctctctctctctcacacacacacacactctcacacacacagacacactcacactctcacactcacacaaCCAAAACAACAGACTCTCTACCTCCCCAAATCCTTACCAGAAAAGAAGTTCGAGCTTTTGTGTAGAAGCCATTGTGTCTGCCTAGGGTAGTCCTGTTCTCAGCATCAGAACTGCCCTGGATGCTGCTCTTTAAATGTGGGTTCCTGGGCTGCATCCCAGGCCTACTaaatggagaggaaaggggatTCAAATGCACTCCCCAGCTGGTTGTGAAGTTTGAGAACAACCAGCCTGATGCTGTTcttcttgaaataaaaatctcccaAGAAGTTTTCCACCCCTGTTCCAAGAGGGTGTCAGGTCTTGGAACAGGAGTCCTACACATCCTTGGAGATCCATCTGGACTCTCCCTCTCTTTGCTGAGGAAAAGGATGAAGTCCAGAGAGGTGGCGGTGGGGCGGGGGTTGCGGCTGCGGCTGCTGGTGGAGGACTGCAGAGTGAGTCCGTGGCAGAGCTGAGTCTTGGACCCAGGTGTCCTCACTAAAAACTAATGATGCTtgaggtggggtgggtggagcTTTAAAAATAGGCTTTTTCAAGTTTACAAgactcactcaggttccattaagtgacagaaggaaggaaggaagatcagGAAGCCATCTCAGCAGGCTTCACGGAGTACCAAGCAGAGACCAGCTGGGCTGTGAGCCCCTCCAGCTGCTCTGTGGACAGTCACTTTGTCATAGCTTGAGGCCCAGAGGGTCCCCTAGACAGGAGTCTtcacctctccctccctctaTCCTGGCCTCTCTCTTCTTCTACTGTTTTTACATCTctgagttttctttctctctgtctctctgacttAAACTTTACTGAGAGTGACCTCATCCGCTTGGTTAGGAACTATCCAGTAGAAAGCCCTGGAAATGGACAGGTCTCCTGAGAGGCCATGGCCTCCCTTCTGTCCAGCCTGTTGATTGTTACCTCTGAATAAGCCCAGACTTCCTCACAAATAGGAGTGGTTAGGGTAACAGAAACATCTGACCCAAAGTCTGGCATCTTCTGTGCAAAGAACCATGTGACCTCGTTTCTCAGAAGGGAGTTAGAGGTGTGGCAGACACGTGGTCACCTCTCTAGGACATCTTTCCCGTAACTGAGTACCCAGGATGAGACTGGGCTCTGAGAAGGACAGATCAGGAAGGATGGACACGGAAAGCCTTGCCTGCATCTAATCCAAGTctgaggctggtctggaaccttCAGAgccaaatttagcaaataaaCACAGAACACCCAGTTAAATGCAATTTCAGATATATTTAAGACATACTTAGGTACTGCGCAATATTTGAGGCATATTgacaacattttcattatttctgtgaAATTCATATTTATCTGGGCGACTTACATTTTATCTGGCACTCTTACCTGGGAGAGGAGGGACCTGGTCTGTTTTGCTCAGCATTGGAACTTAAGCACCCACACCATACCTGGTGTAGGGCAGATATTCTTGTTGAATGCAGGAGAAGGTCTCTCAGAAGTCCCCTGCCACACACACTAAAGAGATACTTCGTTGAACAAACGTATCCCCCAGGGGCCATCTTTGAAAAGGCACATTGACTCATTTGACAAAACCAGACTGGAAACTTAGCAAGAGTTAAGATCTGCGCTAAATAAATTGGGATTCAGAGACAAGTAAGCTATGGCTCCTGTCCTCGACATGGTAACTGACCAGTAGCAGCAATAGATTTCAAAACAGATCATTACAATAGAGTGTGATAAGTGCTAGACAATAAAGGCCTAAGGCCAGGGTCCAGGTGATTTTGTTCACCATTATATCTCCAAATCTTGCTGCATggcaggcacttaataaataataGTGGAATGTAATAATGAAAAGATAAAGATATCAACAATGCATCAAGCAACCACAGAGGTGAGTGACTAACCAAAGGAGGAGGGATGGTGAGAAGGTTGTGTTCACTCCAGGGAGGAGATAACATCTGATCTGGATCATGCTATGGGAACATAGCAGGCAGATGGAGAGGAAAGAGATTCCTGATAGAGCAACGGCATGAACCCAAGTATAACACTCCAGGAGTAGGGAATAATTCACGGGGTAGGAAATGAGGCTGTGAGGGTGGAAGACcaaggagtttggactttatcaCATGGTGATGGATAGTGATTAAAGACTTTTGAGTACAGAAGTGGCATGAACTTCGTGAGATCCCTCCAGCATTAGCATGAAGAATGGACCGTAGCGGAGACAGACTGGAAGCCAGAAGAGCAGTGAAAAACTAAAATAGCCTAGTCTGGAGATGATGAGAGCCTCAACATGTGAATTATGTATATTAGGAAATAAGCTTGCAGCACTGAAACCCTACCCTCATAGACTTGCTGTGAATGCCCTCATCTGCCCCTGTCCTGTTCCCAAGTGCCCTGGGCTATGGGAGGAGAGGTTGCTGGTGAGCGGGGAAGTCAGGCAGGAAGGGGTGGTTGGAGGCAGCCCAAGACAAACTTCCTTCACTGTACCACCTTGCCTAAGGAAAGAGCTTTGCTGGAACAATTGGAGGACAACTGCCAGTCCCTTAGGGCTCTCCCCGGCAAAGGCCTCACACTGGCTAGCACAGCCAACTGTGGTCTCTAGACGTTACCTTACCTACCCACATGCCCAGCAAGCCATGCCCCCTGCTGAGGATAAGAGACTCAGTGTTAGGGTACAGCAGCCTTCTCCTTCTAGGAGAGGTTTCAGAGAAAATATCAAACTTCCAGCTGGAGGAGGACACGAGATCAACTAGATCAGTTCCTAGGCCCACGACCAAGACCCAGGCCCTATGCACAACCCTCATCTGCTCTCCAGATGCCTCTCTGGCCATTCCACTGCTCCATCTTGTCCGCTTTTAGAGCCACTAGACCCTAGATGTAGAGTTAGactgacctgggttcaaatccaccCGTATATGTGGCCTTATGCAAGTAATCTCACCTCTATGAACATCAGTTTTTTTTCCTTGGTAAATAACACATACCTCCCAAACCATcatgaattaaatgagatatccCATAGAAACAAACTCAGGACACTACCTGGCATATAGTCGGAATTTCTGTACCTGCCTCACTCCTTCGGTCCTGAACTGATGGGGAGTTTTATCTGCACCCTAGAGCAGGGGTTCCCAACCCCCAGGTCACGGACTGGTACTGGTTTGtggtctgttaggaaccaggccacacagcaggaggtgagcaataGCCAAGTGAGCGTTACCACCATGAtgtgcctcctgtcagatcagtagcagcattagattctcacaggagtgcaaaccctattgtgaactgcacatgcaagggatctggGTTGCACGCTAATCTAACTAGTGCCTGgtgatctgaggtgaaacagtttcatcctgaaactatcCCCATCCTCCCCCTggccgtggaaaaattgtcttccatgaaactggtccctggtgctaaAAAGGATGGGGACAACTGCCCTAGAGGACAGCCTGACCATTCCTTGATTCATTCACTCCACTAATATTTCCTAGGactctactatgtgccagatacctGCTAGGTACTAGAAAAACAATGGCAAGCAAAACAGATATAATCCCAGCCATTTTGGAAGTTTCATTCTTCTGGAGGAGATAGATGTTAATTCAATGATCATACTAATGAAAGTAAAATTACACAGTAATGAGTAGCATGAAAGAGGGAAACTCACACCCATGTCCTTACTCCAAGGACTTCTGTGGATGAAGCCTGGAGCCGACACACCTTCGGCATGGTCCGAGCCAGGGGGAAGGCTGGGGGCCTTACTTTCCAGTTAACCGGTTTCCCAGAAACTCCAGTTCCCAAAAACAAACCTATTCAGAATGGGAAACCCAGGAGGGGAAACCTAGTATGTTCCCAGGTCCAGTTTCCCCAGAGTCCATCCCtaccccaaaataaataaagcccCTGCCAGGCTGCATCTTCAGCAACTCTAAGCAGCCTCCCCCAGGAAAAACTGATCCTGCTACAGCTCCACCATGAAGTTCTTCACGGTCCTGCTGCTGGCCAGCCTAGCCTCCACCTCTCTCGCCATCCTTGATGGTGAATCTGGCCTCCTTCCACACCTCCCGGTCCCCTAAAGGTTATTGAGCTGTCAGCTGGAGAGACCTCAGCACTAGAAAGGGCCTTCCTTAATCCTTGTAATATGCTGTGTGGAGAGGTGGAAAGCTGCAGAACCAAAAGTTCACACCTGGGATGACCTAGGTATGGAGGTGAGGGACTAGGGCATACGATCCCGGGAATTCTGCAACCTAGAAAGCCTGGAGCTGGAGCCAGAGGGGCCAAATCAGGATGCACTGTGGGTCAATGGAGGTTCAGATCAGATTCCAGTCTCTGGTGATGCTGGATAACCCAGGCAGAGTCACTACCTTTCTTTCGACTTCCGTGCCTCCCTCTGTacaatatgtacacacacattcatTCCATAGCTACTTACTGAGCACTAACTCTGTGCCAGACACATAGTTCTAAGCACTTGGAAACACGAATAGAATAGACACTCAGTCATCATTGAAATTACATTCTAAGAGAAAGTAACAAACAATAAACATATTAAGTAAATTACAAAGTATGTTTGAAATGCTAAGGAGGATGTAAAGCAGGGTAAGGAAGATTGAGAATGCTGGGGCAGGAGGGGTTACAGAGGGAACAACTTGTATGTTAACTGTCTTGAGACCTCTGAAGACTTTAACCTCTTCTTTTTCAGAGCCAGAAGGTGAAATTCACTCGGAGACTCAGCCTGCAGATGCCTGTAAGTCTCATGCTGGCATCCTTTAGAGTAAGTCAGTGGTGGTAAAAGATTGTCCAGTAAATGATGAATTCTCCCTCTGGGAAAGAAGTGGAGCAAAGATAAGCCCTCCTAGTATTGAACCTTAATCCTCCCTGCTGCACTAATTGGCCAAGATGTGAGGGCCAGGAATCATTTGAACAGCCCTTTTTGCTGGCTAGTCATTGGAGATAGGAGTGGGGACTACAGCTCACACCCAAGTGCTAGCAGGTAAAGGGTTTCAGCTCATGGAGGTGAGGATGTTGGAGTGGCTCATCCATTCCAGGCTCCCCACTGCCACAGCCCAGAAACCATGAACACTGCAGGATTCTGCTTGATGTGTTATCCGTAGATATGGTTTAATCTCAGGCTAACTTCCCCCAATCTACCTTGGAGAAGCCAGAGAAGGCAGATTCAAGCAATACCCAGaactcagaagaagaaaaaaaaaaaacaatatttactGAACTCCTCCAATGGGCCAGACAATGGGACCTATGTTTGCAAAGTTAATCTCTTCTCATTGGGAAGGTAAATTTGCTGGGGAAAGTGGAATTCCTAATCAATGGCATTCAAAATCAGACATGTGCCTTTCAGGTGCTCATAGATTTGGATTCTGGTATGGGACCTCAGTCCTACTTGTACGTTAATTAGGCAATGACTCAACCCTGATAGCCTCCACATGTTAAGGGACATGACATAGGATGGCTGACTGCTTCTCACCATGTGCTCTCACTCCGCCCCCCATTGCCTTTATCTTCCTGGTTCCAGCTGCCCAGGTCACCCCTAGCAGCCACCCTAAAAAGGACCATGTTTCCAATGAAGACCTCTCTAAGGAGCCCTTCATCTCCAAAGAAGAGTTGGTTTCCAAAGAGAATGCTGTCAAAAGAGCAAAGAGTCAAAAGCCTATATCCCAAGAGGacaatttcaaaaatgttaagcTCCAATTAGAAGAGACTACAGAACTGGCTCCCAGGGCTGGTATGAGCCAGGGAAGGGGGAAGCCTTCCCTGGGTAGGTATTAAGCAGGAAAAGGAAGGGGGCTGGGAGCTACTTGGGCGGAAATCGGTGGGgtgagaaggagaaaggaggctGTGGAGGAACAAGAACTAAATGTAAGTGTGAGTCAAATGAAGCATTGATGGCCAGCCCTATGAAAGGCTGTTgctggggtggaggggagagggTGGAAGGGAACCAGCCTTAACTTGACATTTCCCTCCCAACACTCCTCAGCAACCACCTCAGAGGGAAAACTTGCCAAACTGGGCCATAAAATCTGGAAGAATCTGGACAAAGCATCGAAAGGAATCAAACTATCTGAAAAA is a window encoding:
- the LOC129465204 gene encoding glycosylation-dependent cell adhesion molecule 1-like: MKFFTVLLLASLASTSLAILDEPEGEIHSETQPADASAQVTPSSHPKKDHVSNEDLSKEPFISKEELVSKENAVKRAKSQKPISQEDNFKNVKLQLEETTELAPRAATTSEGKLAKLGHKIWKNLDKASKGIKLSEKPNP